The stretch of DNA CCAGGACCAAGCCTGTTAAGATAGCGCGGAAACGCAATTGCCAAGATAAATTCACGGGGCTCCTCTGGCCAACGACTGTACTGGAAATCTTATCCTGCAGAACTTACAGGATTGGCTGAAGCACCCCGAGTATGGCAGGAGAGCCTTACCCCAAACGGGTGAACTCCCAGACCGACAGGTTCTATAATTCATCCGGTAGGTACCCAGTTAGCGACCCCACTTGATTAATTCCTCGCTGCAGGCACCAAACTTCGGAACCCAAACCTCAGAACCGAAATCTCAGAACCTAAACTTCAGAACCTAAACTTCAGGCAATGGATATGCAGCAGCCTCGGGCAGGCTTAAGATTTGTCTCCTTATTCCGTCATCCTCAAAGCAGGCTTGCTTTGATTGGAACGCTTGTTTTAAGCATGACAGCTCCTGGCTTTTTGGGGATGGGCCAGGCAGGCGCGTTGGCCTCTACAGACTCCACCCAAATTGCCCAATCTACCCCGCCAGCCTCCTCCCCAGTGCCTCCTGACCGCATTGCCCGCCCTACCCTGCGGCTGGGGAGCCAAGGAGAAGTCGTCAATGAACTGCAGGCCATGCTCAAGCTCCTAGGCTTTTACCCAGACACGGTTACCGGCCAATTTCAGGAGTCTACGCAGGAAGCCGTCAAACAGTTTCAGGCTGCTGCTGGGTTAGCTCCAGACGGCATCGTTGGCTCAGCCACCTGGAGTCAGCTGTTTCCCACACCCCCTAGCGAAGCCAATCCGCCTACCGCAGCTACTCCCCCACCTGAAACAGCTACGGCAACCCCAGCGGCTCCAAGCCCTGCCTCCACACCGGCCCCTAGCACTAGTCCGGCCCCCAGCACTAACGAGGCAGCCCCAAGCAGTGCCCCTGCAGCAGCCCCAAGCTCGCCCCAACCAGCCCCAGCGGCTACCCCCTCTGATCGCCCCGTGCTGCGACCCGGTATGACAGGTCCGGCAGTCAACCGCTTACAGGAGAGATTGCGGGTCTTGGGTTTCTATCGAGGTGCGGTAGACGGTGTTTTTGGTACCCAGACTGAAAATGCTGTTAAACAGGCCCAGCGCCAATACAACCTGGAGCCAGACGGCATCGTCGGGCCAGCTACCTGGTCAGCTATCAATCCTTAAGGGAAACTAGCTCTAGAAAGAACCAGAATCACCAGCTTAATCTAGGGCCTGAAATCAGAAACGGGAGCAAGCGACTGCTTGCTCCCGTTTCTGGCTTGGTTGATCCAAAATTCGTAGTTTTTATAGGCTTTGGAATGCCTATTCCAAGCGTCCAGGGGTGGTGTATGCGGCCTGAACGAGCCAGCCTGGGACATCTTCAGACCAGTCAGCCAACGCAGTATCAGTCGGCACAGCAGTCTGCTCTACCCGAGGCATTTGATTGATGTAGACCAGATAGTTGCCCATCAAGAAGTAAACACCCATCATGGCCGCTGCCGAGGAGGCAACCAAAAACCCTGCTAGCATCAGGGAGAATTCTTGGCCTTCGATGGCCTGCTCCATTAGGCGCAGCGCCCAAGCCACCAGAGCAATCACGATTGCAAGGATGAGGAGCATCATATAGCAGGGAAAACCGTAACTTTTAGTGACTTGCTTTTTACATATTGTAACAGCCCTTCATAAAAGCGGCATCCTTATCCTGAATTATTTCACGTTATGGCCTGGCTGAGTTGAGTCCGTCATGCGTATGGTGACATCGCGTTTCTGCAGGTAAGCCTTGATTTCAGCCACTGACAGCTGCCCGTAGTGCAGCAACGAGGCGAGCAATGCCGCCTCTGCCCGGCCCTGAGTAATCGCCTCATAAATGTGTTCACAATTGCCAGCTCCACCTGAGGCGACAATGGGAACAGAGACTTGCTCGGCAATGGATCGGGTCAGATCGAGGTCATATCCAGCTTGGGTGCCATCAGCGTCCATACTGGTGACCAGCAGCTCTCCCGCTCCCCGCCGCACGATCTCTTGGGCCCACTGCACCGCGTCTAGGCCGGTGTTTTCCCGCCCACCTCGAACGTACACGTCCCAGCCGGGATTAGCCGGATCAAGGCGGCGACGGGCATCGATCGCAACCACAATACACTGGCTGCCAAAGCGATCGCTGGCCTGATTAATTAAATCTGGGTTGCGCACGGCACCGGAGTTGATGCTGACCTTATCAGCCCCTGCCCTTAACAATTTTTTAATGGTTTCTAAGGATTGAATACCGCCCCCCACTGTGAGAGGGATAAATACCTGCTCGGCTGTTTGGTAGACCACGTCGAAGATAATGTCACGATCTTCATGGGTTGCCGTGATGTCTAAAAAAACTAGCTCGTCTGCTCCCGCCTGGTTGTAGACCTGAGCCAGTTCGACTGGATCGCCAGCATCCTTGAGATCAACGAAGTTAATGCCTTTAACGACGCGTCCGGCTTTGACGTCAAGGCAGGGCAGAATTCTCTTGGCCAGCATAGGGATTTATAGCAGGGATGAGGGGATGGGGCGGAACCCTACCTGGGGGTTTGCCAAAACGGGCTCAGTCTCCAGGGCCTGGAGCTGAGAATAGCTCAGGGCTTCCGGTTTCAGAATAGACCAACTGGGGGCAAGAGGCTGATAAACTGTGGATTGGTTTTATTGATTTCTATTGCTGATTGGGAGCCCTAAGCGGAATGGGTCTAGAGATTGGACAAAAGGTCAAAGTTTCTCGTCTGCGTGATCGCGTTTCAGTAAATGTTGCTGGCTGCCTTGGCAAGAGCGGCGTAATTCGCCAATTTAAGATGGTCGATGGCAGCGGCGTTGGCGTTGTGGTGGAATTTGACAATAAATATGCCACCTGGTTCTTTGAAGATGAGCTCAGTCCGATGCAGTCTTAATAGATGCAGTCTTAAAGTTGTTAGTGAGCCGTCATGGCCTTAATTCTGACTTTTTTGGGCAGCGAGGGAACTGACCGGACGATCGCTGCGATCGCATCCGCGAAGCGCCTCGCTGCTGAAGGCAAGCGAGTTTTGCTAGCCTTTCAAGATCCCGGTCCTGCGCCCAGCCTACTGCTGGGCCAGCCGCTTTCTGCCGACCCCGCTAGCGCAGGCGAGAACTTACAGGCGGTGCAGTTTCTCACTGCTACCTTGCTAGAGCGCAGCTGGGACGAGGTCAAAACCCTAGAAGCCCAGTATCTGCGCACACCGCTGCTGAAATCGGTTTACAGCCAGGAGCTAGGCGTTTTGCCCGGCATGGACAGTGCCCTTGCGCTCAACAGCCTACGCCAGCTCGATAGCAGCGGCCAATATGACGCGATTGTCTACGACGGCAATGGAGATCTGACCACCCTGCGAATGCTGGGGATGCCGGAGGTGCTTGACTGGTATGTGCGCCGCTTCCGCGATGTCTTTCAGCAGTCTGACCTGGGCAGAGCCTTGGGTCCGTTTATTCCCCCCGTTGCGGCGACAGTGCTGGCAGTAGACTGGTCTGGCAATATTTTGGATCGCCCTACTGGGGAAATGCGCTCCATCCTAGAAGAGGGCAAAGCCGCTATTAACGATCCCTACCGGTTCATGGCCCTGCTGGTATCGAAGCCGGAGGAAACTGCGATCGCAACCAGCCGCTATCTCTGGGGTAGCGCCCAACAAGTTGGGCTGACCGTAGGCGGCGTGCTGATGATGGCAGAAAACCCAGCAGCTTATGAAGCAAGTTTTGCGCCCCTGTCGGTTTATGGCCTGCCGTCACTCTCTGGCTCCGTGCCCAATCAAGACTGGCAGCCCCTAATAGCCGCTCTCCCCGACCCTCAAGCGCTGGCAAAAGCCGCCCCTCGTTCGGTCACCATCGATGCCGCTGCCGGTACCGTCAGTCTTTTCCTGCCCAGCTTCGATAAGTCTCAGGTCAAGCTAATTCAGTCTGGGCCTGAGGTTACGATTGAAGCGGGTGATCAGCGTCGCAACCTGCTCCTGCCCCCGGCCCTCACAGGTCGTCCGGTTAAGGGGGCAAAGTTCCAGGATCAGTACTTGGTGCTCACCTTTGCATAAGCCCTGCTCCCTCTAAAATTTGGCTCCTTGCCCTTTACTGCCGTTCATCCAAAACCATGACTGAACAGCCTACGCATTCAGCCAATTCGCCCGACGCTCCTGCACCAGAGACCCCGCTCACTGCCCCCACTGAACAGGGCAGCGTTGCCCGACAGCTCTTGGGCATGAAAGGGGCTAAAGCTGGTGAGACCTCAATCTGGAAGATTCGGCTGCAGCTGATGAAGCCGATTACCTGGATTCCCCTGATTTGGGGTGTCGTGTGCGGGGCCGCCTCCTCCGGCAACTACCGCTGGACGCTGGAATATGTTCTGGTATCAGCTGCCTGTATGCTGCTCTCCGGTCCCCTGCTAACGGGCTACACTCAGACACTCAACGATTTCTATGACCGGGAAATCGATGCCATCAATGAGCCCTATCGGCCCATTCCCTCCGGAATCATTTCCATTCCCCAAGTAGTGAGCCAAATTTGGCTCTTGCTGCTGGCCGGAATTGGGGTTGCTTATGCCCTTGATCTCTGGGCTGGTCACACTTTCCCCACGATTACAGCCCTGGCTCTAGGCGGGTCTTTCCTGTCCTACATCTACTCGGCTCCGCCACTCAAGCTCAAGCAAAATGGCTGGCTGGGTAATTATGCCTTGGGGGCCAGCTATATCGCTTTGCCCTGGTGGGCCGGACACGCCCTATTCGGCGACCTCAACTGGACTGTGGCCATTCTCACCCTGATTTACAGCATGGCGGGTTTGGGCATTGCCGTTGTCAATGACTTTAAGAGCGTTGAAGGAGACCGGCAGCTGGGGCTAAAGTCCCTGCCGGTCATGTTTGGCATCACCACTGCCGCCTGGATCTGTGTGCTGATGATCGACATTTTCCAGGGCGGCATTGCGGCCTATTTGATGGGTATTCAGCAAAACCTCTATGCTGTTCTGCTGGTGCTGCTGATCATTCCGCAGATTACCTTTCAAGACATGTATTTCCTGCGCGACCCCCTAGGCAACGACGTCAAGTACCAGGCCAGCGCTCAGCCTTTTCTGGTGTTGGGAATGCTGGTAGCTGGGCTAGCCCTAGGCCATGCAGGCGTGTAAATTGGGCACTTTGTCGGGCGAGCCGAACATTTTTATAAAGAGAAGGCCAAGATTTTTGAGGCAGAGTAGAGTTGTGCGATCGCACGGTTGAAGAAATCCAAGAAACCCCATACAGTGCTCAATAGTCGATTTTGATCCCGGCTATTGTGGTACGGGGAAGCCTCGAAGGGGTGACCGGAATGCAGATAATTCCTCTGTCGTTGCTGGGGGGTAGATAGGAAAACGTGAAACGCCTGATGACCCGATTTCTTAAACCGTGGTGGGGAATCCCTGTTTCTGACTCCCCGGTCGCCGTTGATTATTCTCGAACGGCCGATCGAGACTCTACGCCAGGTCATAACCCTGCTGCCCGCCGCCGCCGTCGCAAGCAGGCCCCCTCGCCTCACCCCCGTCCACCGCTTCAGCGCAGGCCCCTCTTTTGGCTGGCCCTGCTGGTCAGTGCTGGCGTAGCTGGTGGAATCACGCGGGGGTATCGAGTCTGGGACTCGGTGTATACCAGCCTGCCCGATACCTCCAAAGCCCTGACCTTTGAGCGTAGCGGCACAATTACGTTGAGGTCAGCCGATGGCGCGATTCTGCAAAAAATTGGCCCAGCAGCTCAGGAAACCCTGACCTACGAAGACCTGCCAGAGTATCTAGTAGAAGCCTTTATTGCCTCAGAAGATCGCCGCTTCTACGAGCACAACGGCATCGACTACCGGGGAATTGGTCGGGCAGTCTTGTCTAACCTGCAGCGGCGAGACGTCGTTGAAGGAGCCAGCACCATTACCCAGCAGTTGGCCCGCATTGTTTTCTTAGACCAAGAGCGCACCCTGGAGCGCAAGCTGCGAGAGGCCATCGTCGCCACCCGACTAGAAAAAGACCTCACCAAAGAGCAAATCATTGAGCGCTATCTCGGCCTGGTCTATTTGGGCGGGGGTGCTTATGGTGTGGCCGACGCTGCCTGGATTTACTTTGGTAAAGCCGCCCAAGATCTGACTCTGGCAGAATCAGCGCTAATCGCGGGCATGGCCCCAGCGCCCAGCGTTTATTCCCCCCTAGTCAACCCTGAAGCTGCTCGGATTCAGAGAGACCGGGTAATTGAGCGAATGCTGACCGTTGGTGTCATTAGCCAGAGTGAGGCCGAAGCCGCCTGGTCTACCGAAATCAGCACCAAGCCTAAGGAACCCAAGTTTCTCTACAGCGAGTTTCCTTACTTCACCATTTACGTTCAGAAGCAGCTGGCTGAGATTCTCACCCCAGATCAGATGGAAGCGGGCGGACTCGTCGTTGAAACTACGCTTAACGTAGCTTGGCAGCGAGAAGCCGAAGAGGCTGTTGAAGAAGCCATTGCCATGGGCCAGCGGCAGCGCTATGAACAGGCAGCCTTGGTCGCAGTTGACCCGCGCAATGGCGAGATTAAAGCCATGGTGGGGGGCAACGACTTTAACGAAAGTCAGTTTAACCGGGTAACTCAGGCTCAGCGCCAGCCCGGATCAACCTTCAAAACTTTTGTTTATACCACTGCGATCGCAGCTGGGTTTTCCCCCTACAAAGGCTACGTAGACGCTAAATACGTCATCGACGGCTACGAACCCAAAAACTATGGCGACAGGTTTAGCGGCAGTGTTGATTTGCTTAAGGCACTGCAGTCCTCCATCAACATCGTTGCGGTTAAAGTGCTGGTCGATGTGGGGTTTGAGCCAGTCATCGAAATGGCTAAGGGCATGGGCATTCAGTCTAGCCTGATCGATGCCTACTCCCTGGCTCTAGGCTCATCTGAGGTCAACCTACTGGAGCTAACCAGCGCCTACGGCACTCTGGCAAACCAGGGTAAGCATGTCCCCGTTCACGGCATTCGCCGGGTGCTCAACAGCCAGGGGGAAGTGCTGTACCAGGTGAAAAATGGTCCGGTTCAAGCCGTCGATGCCGATACCGCCGCCATCATGACTTGGATGCTGGAAGGGGTTGTCCAAGGGGGGACCGGCAGCAATGCGGCGATTGGCCGCCCAGTAGCAGGCAAAACCGGAACCTCAGAAAGAAACCGAGACCTCTGGTTTGTGGGCTACATCCCCCAGCTAGTCACCGGGGTGTGGTTAGGAAATGATGACAGCACCCCGACCTGGGGAGCCAGCAGTTCCGCTGCCTACGTCTGGCGCGTGTTTATGAGGGAACTGCTGGATGACATTCCTGAAGAGGGCTTCCCTGAGCGCCCCTCCCTTAATAATCGGGAAGGCACCATTGAGGCCAAACCTGTCAAACCCGGTAAAGTCGTTGCGGCTGGAGCCGGTGAGTCTGGTTCAGAGTCCCGCCGGAGATCTTCAGAAGAGTCATCTGATGAGGCTCCACCTGCTTCATCGAGACGTTCGGAGCGGTCAGAGCGGTCAGAGCGGTCAGAGCCAGAACCTGAGGAAGCGCCAGCCCCCGCCCGTGAACGTGAGCAGCCTGCTCCTCGGTCCTCTGGCGGCGGCGGCAACGGCAGTGGTAGCGGCAACAGCAATCCTCCGGCCCCCCGCGAGGCAACTCCTGCAGCTGCCGAACCACCAGCCGCCAGCCCTCCCCCGGCACCGGCAGCACCGGCGGCCCCACCTCCACCCCCACCCATTGAGGCACCTCCTCCGGCACCTCTACCGGCTCCAGTCGCGCCGGCTCCAGCACCACCACCGCTAGCTGCCCCAACCGAATCTGGGGAAGCGGAGTGAGCAGTCCCAAAATCTGTTATTTCGGAAAGAAACCTTAGATTCTTCTATAATCGTTTAAGGTTCAGCTCGGAGTAACAGATTACATGGTGCTACTGTTAGGTGCTGCAGCAGAGAGCGGCCTGCCACTGTCATTCGTTTTGGTTTACGCGGTTGGCTTTATCGCAGCCGTTGGCATTGGCTCAATCGCCTGGTACAACTCCAGACGTCCTCCAGGTTGGGAAGATAAGAATCGGCCTGACTTTGTACCCAAAGTCAGCAGCCCTGATCAGAAAGATTGATTGCTAATTGCTTCTTAAGCGGCGCTACTCGATCAGCGCGTAGCAAACGGACAAAAACAAACGAAACAGGCAGGAAGCGCGCTTCCTGCCTGTTTTATTAAGGCCAACTCATTTGGGCTATAGCTGCAACCCCTGACCGAGCCTATTTGGCCTGAGTATTGCGATCGCTCCGATAGCGAATATATTCAGAAGTTGCCGCAATCAGGCCGGAGCCTAAAATCAGGACGACGCTCAGCGCATTGATGTCGGGTTTGACCCCGGTGCGAACCCGACTAAAGATCTCCAGCGGGAGGGGATTGGCTCCGCCGCCCGCAGTAAAGCTCGAAATCAGCAGATCATCCATGCTGAGGACAAAAGCCAGCAGGCAGCCTGAGATAATGCCTGGGGCTAGCTGGGGAATTAGTACCTTGATCAGGGCTTGAAAGGGAGTTGCCCCCAAATCCAGGGCTGCTTCTTCCAAGTTGGGGTCAAGGCCCAGCAGACGGCTGGACACAACCACCGCAATGTAGGCCAGACAAAAGACCATATGAGCCGCAATAATCGTCCAAATGCTGAGGGGCACTGCCACAGAGGCCAGAAAGACCAGAGTGGCCACTGCGATCGCAATATCTGGCACAATCAGCGGTAGGTAGGAAATGCCCCGATAGAGGGACTTGCCTGGAAAGCGGTACTTGGCTAGGCCAATCGCCATCAGCGTGCCCAACACTGCTGAAATGCCCACCGCACAAAAAGCTACAAACAGGCTGTCCTGCAGCGCTGCAAAAATGCGGGCATCGCTAAACAAAGTTTGGTACCAGCGCAGGCTAAACCCCTCCCAGCCGGCACTGTAGCGCGACTCATTGAAGCTGTAGAGAGCCAGTACCCCAATAGGCAGGTACATAAACACAAACATCAAAGCCGTAAATAGGCTTTGCCAGGAAACCTGCAGTCGTGGACGCAATGAGAAACCTGCCATGATCATTTGCTCAAAGAAATCATTCAAGACCGGCTACTGATGAGTCTCAGACACTGAAGACCGATCGCCGTAGCGCAGCAGCAGTGCGATCGCCAAGCTAACTGCCAAAATCAGCACCATACTCAAGGCCGAACCAAACCCCCAGTTGCGGGTTGGCCCCAAAAACTGGTTGTAGATCAGCCGAGCCACGTTCATTGAAGACGCGCCGCCCAAGAGGGTAGGCACCACAAAATCGCCCAAGCTAGTGATAAAGACCAGCAGGGAGCCAGCGGCAATACCGGGCAGAGTCTGAGGAATGGTCACCCGCCAAAATGCCTGCGGTGGCGTTGCGCCTAAATCAGAAGCCGCCTCTAACAGCCTCACATCTAGCTTTTCTAGCGAAGCATAGAGAATAAGCACCATATAGGGCAAAAAGCTGTAGCTAAGCCCAATAAAAACAGAAACCGACGTGTTCAGCCATTGCTGTGTCGGTAGCCCCAGCGAACCCAGGATTAGGTTTAATAACCCCGTAGGCCGCAAAATCGTAATCCAGGCGTAGGCCCGCAGCAGAGAAGAAGTCCATAGTGGCAGAACAAATGCCACCAGCAAGAGGTTGCGCCAGCGTTTGGGGGCCATGAGGGCAATCCAGTAGGCTACCGGAAAGCCCAGAGCCAAACAAATGACGGTTGAGCCAACGGCAAAGAAGAGAGAGCGGCCCATCACGGTTAGATAGACCGGCTCAAAAATCTGAAGATAATTGCCCAAACCATAGGCCCCGGTCGCTTGGCCCGGTCGCAACCCCGGTACCAGGCTGATGTCTGAAATGAGCAGGGTCGGAATGACCAGAAACAGCACCAGCCAGAGGCCAGCTGGGCTTAAAAAAGCCAGCGGTCTCAGCAGACCAAGCAGCCACTGCCGCCAGTTAATTCGGCCCAGATTGCCTTGGAGCCAATCGGATCGGGTTGAAGTCGGGTTGGCCATAGCACTGGGCTAAATAGAATGGGTAGAAACGCATATCCTCGAACAGTTTACCCAGAGTTGAGAGCAGTAGGCACCCAGCTGCTCAAACTCCAGCTAAAGTACTCGATCCAGTCTCAGGTCGCTGCCAGAAGGGTCCAACCAGAAGGGCTAAGAGCCCGCTTAGGAACTAGTTACCTCAGTCCAATAGCGGTCGTATAAATCAGCGACATCGCCAAGAGGCGCAATGCCCTCGCACTTAGCCAAGGTAGCGTCGGTCGGAAACAGGTCCTGATTGCTCTTTAGCTCATCGGGCAGCAGATCAAAGGCAGCGCCATTGGGCGTCGCAAAGGAGAGACGCTCCACGGCATCCTTAGAAATTTCCGGCTGCAGGATGAAGTTGATCCAGGCGTAGGCGGCATCAGCATTAGGAGCATCGGCAGGAATAACCATGGCGTCAGTCCAGACCGATGAGCCGCTAGCCGGGACAATGTACTCCATGCGCTCGTCTTCTAGGGTGGCTGCGATCGCATCTACCGAGTAGCTCATGACTACAGACAGGTCGCCCCCCAAAAGCTGCTCCTCAAAGCCAAAAGACCTAAATGCAGCCAGATGCGGCTTAATCTCCAGCAATCGCTGGTAGGCTTCCTCAAGCTGCTGCGGATCGGTCGAATTATAGGAGTAACCTAGGGACTTCAAGACTGCTCCCATTGTTTCTCGCACGTCATCGAGCAGCGTTATGCGGCGCGACAGCGACTCTTTGTTGTCCCATAGATAGCTCCAGTCTTCGACGCTGCCCGTCACCAGCTCCCGGTTATACAGCAGGCCAGTTGTCCCCCAGCTATAGGGAACGCTGTGGGCATTGCCGGGGTCGTAAACCGGATCGGTCCACTGATCTAGCAGGTTTTCTTTACCCTTAATCCGCGACTGATCTAGCTCCGTCAGCAGATCCATCTCCAGCATCTGAGCCACCATGTAGTCGGAGGGGTAAAGAATGCTGTAGGCATTACCTCCCCCCGCCTGCAGCTTGGCCAGCATAGTCTCATTGGAGTCATAGATATCAACGACCGCTCTAATGCCCGTTTCTTCAGTAAATCGGGCCGTTAGCTCATCATCGACATAGTCTGCCCAGGTATAAATGTTGAGAGTGCCCGTACCACCAGCCCCACCCCCGGCTGCAGAGGCATTAGTTGAGTCTGTGCCTGTTTGCACCTCAGCTAAGTTTTGCCGGCAGTTAGACAGCGTCACCCCGGCCAAGGCTGCTGCCGACCCCTGAAGAAATCGCCGCCGAGTCGCCGAAAAAGCCCGTTGCTTTGAGAATGGAGTTGAAATAAGCGGCCGCTTACGTGGCATGGATATCCCCCAACTATGCGAATACAACAGAAACGCTCACCATTGAAGCGGATCTAGCTGCATCAAGCCGTATCGAGCTATGCCATCTCTAAAACCAGGCAATCTTTGGGCCGCCAGTAAGCGTAGACAGTAGTCTGAGGTACCATCATGCTGCCAGCCCGGTTTGGCTGCAGCACTGTCAGCTGTTCTCCTGTTTGAAGCTGCACCATACAGTGAATATGGGTGCCCAAATACATTACATGGCTGACCTCACCGACAAAGCAGTTTTGGCTCTCGTCAGGGGGTGTCAGGCTCAGGTGAATCTTTTCGGGTCGAATGCTAATGACCGCTGTTTTAGAGGCCACTACCTCAAAGTCTGGGGGGTCTACCAACAGCTTCAAGCCGCTCTGAGTAGTCACCTGCACCGACGACTCTAACGGCTCAAGCTGTCCCTCTATCAGGTTAGTATCGCCAATAAAGTCAGCGACAAACGGGGTTTGAGGAGAGTCATAAATTTCGCTAGGCGTGCCGACCTGCTCAATTTGGCCCGCATTCATTACCGCGATTCGGTCGGAGAGAGATAGAGCCTCTTCCTGGTCGTGGGTCACCATGATGAAGGTAATGCCCAGCTTACGATGCAGGTTTGAAAGCTCTACCTGCATCTGCTTGCGCAGCTTCAGATCGAGGGCTCCTAAGGGCTCATCGAGAAGCATCACAGCCGGACGATTGACCAGTGCCCGAGCCAGCGCTACCCGCTGCTGCTGTCCACCTGAGAGCTGGGTCGGCGACCGCTTGGCAAAAGCCTCCATTTGCACCAGCCGCAGCGCCTCAGCCACTCGCTCATGAACCTGAGACTTAGAAAGCCGTTTTATGCGCAGGCCGAAGGCAATGTTGTCCCACACTGTCATGTGGCCGAACAGGGCGTAGCTCTGAAAAACTGTGTTTACAGGCCGACGGTAGGACGGCACATGGCTCATGTCGCGCCCCTGAATGATCACCTCTCCAGTTGAAGGCGCTTCAAATCCGGCTATTAATCGCAGGGTCGTCGTCTTCCCGCAGCCAGAGGGGCCCAAAATGCTGAAGAATTCTCCCTGGCGAATCTCCAAATCAATGCCGCGAACGGCGGGCTCTCCTCCGTAGATCTTAAATACCTGACGCAGCTCAACGTCCAGCGAGGCATTTGTTTGACCCGTGGGTGGACGTGAAACAGTGGTTTGAGACATGGCGGCGGTTCCCTAATCGATCATGCCAACGCAAACCGTTGGAGTCTCTGCTAACAAGCCAGGGCAATAGGTCAGTGAACGCGCCCATTCCCAAGGTTGCCTTTAATTGTATGCACGGACAGCCATCAATCCAAGGACGTCGCTCAAAAAGCATGGGAAAGACAGCGTGGGAGCATTTAGTATTCTTTAACGGACTTATAGGGCCAGTAAAGTATCTGTCGCAACAAAATCATCGACCCCAGCTAAGTCTGCCCTTGACCGTCACGGTTGCACTCTAGAAAATTACCCACTTCCCCTTGTGCCATAACAGGGGCTGCCACCCCACTAGCGACGACACCCTAACCAGTCTTGTATAATCATCGGTTGCTGCCCATTGTTCGCGGCCGGGTTTGCCGTGTTTGTCTATGGCTCTGCTTCAAAACCTG from Pseudanabaena sp. FACHB-2040 encodes:
- a CDS encoding ABC transporter ATP-binding protein, translating into MSQTTVSRPPTGQTNASLDVELRQVFKIYGGEPAVRGIDLEIRQGEFFSILGPSGCGKTTTLRLIAGFEAPSTGEVIIQGRDMSHVPSYRRPVNTVFQSYALFGHMTVWDNIAFGLRIKRLSKSQVHERVAEALRLVQMEAFAKRSPTQLSGGQQQRVALARALVNRPAVMLLDEPLGALDLKLRKQMQVELSNLHRKLGITFIMVTHDQEEALSLSDRIAVMNAGQIEQVGTPSEIYDSPQTPFVADFIGDTNLIEGQLEPLESSVQVTTQSGLKLLVDPPDFEVVASKTAVISIRPEKIHLSLTPPDESQNCFVGEVSHVMYLGTHIHCMVQLQTGEQLTVLQPNRAGSMMVPQTTVYAYWRPKDCLVLEMA
- a CDS encoding spermidine/putrescine ABC transporter substrate-binding protein translates to MPRKRPLISTPFSKQRAFSATRRRFLQGSAAALAGVTLSNCRQNLAEVQTGTDSTNASAAGGGAGGTGTLNIYTWADYVDDELTARFTEETGIRAVVDIYDSNETMLAKLQAGGGNAYSILYPSDYMVAQMLEMDLLTELDQSRIKGKENLLDQWTDPVYDPGNAHSVPYSWGTTGLLYNRELVTGSVEDWSYLWDNKESLSRRITLLDDVRETMGAVLKSLGYSYNSTDPQQLEEAYQRLLEIKPHLAAFRSFGFEEQLLGGDLSVVMSYSVDAIAATLEDERMEYIVPASGSSVWTDAMVIPADAPNADAAYAWINFILQPEISKDAVERLSFATPNGAAFDLLPDELKSNQDLFPTDATLAKCEGIAPLGDVADLYDRYWTEVTSS